Within the Flavobacteriales bacterium genome, the region GGTACCCTGCAAACGGATAATGATTGGAACTTTAATATCGCCAATGTTTTTGTAGGCATCAACCACACCTTGTGCAACGCGGTCGCAACGTACAATTCCTCCGAAAATATTAACCAGAATTGCTTTTACATTCGGATCTTTTAAAATGATACGGAATGCATTCTCCACGCGTTGTGCATTAGCAGTTCCTCCAACGTCCAAAAAGTTGGCAGGCTCTCCGCCGGATAATTTAATAATATCCATTGTAGCCATTGCAAGTCCGGCACCGTTCACCATACAACCAACGTTTCCATCCAGTTTTACATAGTTCAAATCGTATGAACCTGCTTCCACTTCGGTAGGATCTTCTTCGGTAGTATCGCGCATTTCGGCATAGTCGGGGTGACGGAACAATGCGTTATCATCGAGCGTTACTTTTGCATCTACTGCAATAATACGATCGTCGGATGTTT harbors:
- the sucC gene encoding succinate--CoA ligase subunit beta (catalyzes the interconversion of succinyl-CoA and succinate) — encoded protein: TSDDRIIAVDAKVTLDDNALFRHPDYAEMRDTTEEDPTEVEAGSYDLNYVKLDGNVGCMVNGAGLAMATMDIIKLSGGEPANFLDVGGTANAQRVENAFRIILKDPNVKAILVNIFGGIVRCDRVAQGVVDAYKNIGDIKVPIIIRLQGTNATEAKKLIDDSGLKVHSVIQLKDAAAKVKEVLA